DNA sequence from the Carnobacterium funditum DSM 5970 genome:
TAAAATTTAATATTGTAAGAAAGAATATTCGTATTGTTTTTCCAGAAGGAACAGAACCTCGTATTATTGGAGCAGTTGTGCGTTTACAAGCAGAAGAACTCATTCAACCAGTCTTACTTGGTAACCCAGATGAAATTAAAAAAGTTGCTAAGAAGCGTGGATTTAATGTAGACAACATCGAAATTATTGACCCTAATAATTATGAAGCTACTGAAGAAATGATTACAGCTTTTGTAGATCGTCGTAAAGGAAAAGTGACTCCTGAACAAGCAAGAGAAATGGTTAAAGACGAAACTTATTTCGGTACTATGCTAACGTACATGGATAAAGTTGATGGATTAGTTAGTGGTTCAATCCATTCTACTGGTGATACAGTACGTCCAGCATTACAAATCATCAAAACAAAACCTGGTGTTAGTCGTACAAGTGGTGCGTTCATTATGTTACGTGGACGTGATAATGAAAAATATTTATTCTCAGATTGTGCCATTAATGTTAATCCTAATGCTCAAGAATTAGCAGAAATTGCTGTTGAAAGTGCAAAAACAGCTGAATTATTTGGTATCGCTCCTAAAGTTGCGATGTTGAGCTTTTCAACTAAAGGGTCAGCTAGCGCAGAAGAAGCAACTAAAGTTGCAGAGGCTACCAAAATTGCTCAAGAATTGGCTCCTCATTATGAAATAGATGGTGAGTTACAATTTGATGCGGCATACGTTGCATCTGTAGCAAAACAAAAATCACCTGATTCTAAAGTTGCTGGACAAGCGACTGTATTTGTTTTCCCAGAATTACAATCAGGAAATATCGGCTACAAAATTGCCCAACGTTTCGGCAACTTTGAAGCTATTGGACCAATTTTACAAGGATTAAACAAACCCATTTCTGACCTTTCGCGTGGGTGTAATGAAGAAGACGTATATAAACTAGCAATCATTACAGCTACACAAAGCTTAATGAACGAATAATCTATTCTTTAAGAGCAAAGTCTTTCAATGGCTTTGCTTTTTTATGTACTTAAGAATTATTTAATAAGCGTTGTATGTA
Encoded proteins:
- the pta gene encoding phosphate acetyltransferase, whose protein sequence is MELFDSLKFNIVRKNIRIVFPEGTEPRIIGAVVRLQAEELIQPVLLGNPDEIKKVAKKRGFNVDNIEIIDPNNYEATEEMITAFVDRRKGKVTPEQAREMVKDETYFGTMLTYMDKVDGLVSGSIHSTGDTVRPALQIIKTKPGVSRTSGAFIMLRGRDNEKYLFSDCAINVNPNAQELAEIAVESAKTAELFGIAPKVAMLSFSTKGSASAEEATKVAEATKIAQELAPHYEIDGELQFDAAYVASVAKQKSPDSKVAGQATVFVFPELQSGNIGYKIAQRFGNFEAIGPILQGLNKPISDLSRGCNEEDVYKLAIITATQSLMNE